The Aedes albopictus strain Foshan chromosome 2, AalbF5, whole genome shotgun sequence region CAAGGATTGCATCAGGAATGTCTGCAACTGTTTTTTTTCGGGAACTTTTCcctagatttttttcggaaactactagtgagatatttttaaaaaatcctccaggaagcctttctggaaattgcttcaggaattcttatacgAACGCTTACAAGGGTTTTTCCATATATTATTGCatcggttctttcagaaatatcttcaatcACACCATGGTTCCGAGAGTAAGATGGCAGATGATCGGAgtttcatgacattttttttccatgaaattccgaGCCATGTCCCTTACCTGCTTTTGACGTCATGGACTTATACTTTGTCTGACAACGCCCACTTCACCACTCACCTGCAGGTTCTGCTGCATGTTGATGATCTTCTTGATCGTGTCGTACACACTGTTGTTGGAAGAGGACACCGGCATCGCCGGAGATGCCACCTGCCCACCTTGCAGCGCCACCGCATTGTTTTTCGTCGATGCCGGCGCTGTTGCTGTCGCCGCTCGGAAGCCGGTGTGCTGCTGCTGCACCCCTGCGGCCATATTAGCAAACGGATTGCGCACCGGAGCGGCCGGCCGTGGCAGAACCACCTCCTTCTGTCCGTTGCGACCCTGGACGATTTCGACCTTGGGCTTTTCCGTGGGGGCGACGGTGGTGGTCGTGGTGGTTAGGGGGGCGTGCGTTGTCGTGCTGCTGGTCGTTCCGACCGGGAGGATGAGTTTCTTGGGCTGGACGTTGCGTTTGCGGTCCCAGTGGCTCCAGCTGTCGTCGTACTCGTTCTCGCTGTCGTAGTCGCTGTAGGTGCTGTAGGAGGGGCTGTCCCGTTGCCAGCTGTCGCTGCTGCTGGGGTACTGCTGGTAGTCGTTCGATAGGGACCGTTGCTGGTGCTGTTTGAAGTCTTGAACGGGGGATGGGGTTTGCTGTTCGGGGAATTGGGGTTGTTGGAggagttgttgctgctgctgttgctgctggggTCGGCTGTTCTTCTGCTGGTGGATGAGGGATTTGAGCTCTTGAACTTCTTCATCGTCTTCGACGGCGTTCTTGGCCATACTGTTTCGGAGGCTGGTGATTTTGTTCAGCATGTTACGGTTGTTGGTGTTGGAGCCTTGGCTAGGACTGTTTCCCGTGTACGGGTTCACGTAGCCACTGTACGAGTTCCGACTGTCTGCGTACGGAGTATCGTAGTATTCTGGCTCAGTGTCTTCGTACTCTTCGTAGTCCTCATTGGACTCGAACTGCTTGTTGCGAAGCGAATTCATCTGGTTGTTGTACATGATGAGATTACGGAGGAAGGCGTTGTCGGCGGGATGCCGCGAGGGGCTTTCGTACCACTGCTCCTGCCCGACGGGCATAAAGTCTCGCGCACGTTCGCGTTCGTCTTCCTGGAGCATCTCCTCGTGAAGGTCATCCAGGGGGTTGTTGGATTCACGGTCATCCGAGTAGCTATAACTGGGAGCGTGTGCATAGTAGTATGGGGTGGGTTTGTACTCGCCTTGGAATGTCGGAAGGCCGTACGATGGATACCGGTCGAACCGTTGATGCCGCCGCTGCACCGGTGGGACATAATAGTAATTGCTATTGTAATAACCGCTATCGTCGTAGTAATCCGACGCAGCTGGTCCCATCGAATACGACGGCATTGGCATGTACTGCGGCTGATTGTCGTAGTACTGTGGTACGGGTGAATACACTGGCATCGTTAGAGAGCTTCCATAGTCGTTGGCTGGAAGCAGATTCGCTCGAGTGTACCGTTTGGTGCCGAATACTGGATAGCTCAGCGAGGCACTGCCGATGGCCATCAGACCGAACAGCGGCAACAGAAGGGTTTGCATGATTGTTGATTGCACACCTGTTGAACATGGAAGAGAGAACAAAATATCGTGTTTAGTTTCGGGTTTCGTTGACTAGAGGTAAATTGTAGAAATAGGAGAAGCAAGAGAGTATATGTGATTGAGAGAAAGAGCGTCCTTGTAAGAAGCGAACTTTGCAGAGACACCAGTCGCGGTGGTTCACAATTCATCCAACCGGGTCCAGATTGATTGAATGCTTGGAAAACACTTATCCGTGCACGTGTTTGTCCGTGAGACAGACATTTTCTGTATCAACAAAATTATGACCATCATGAGGTTGGAAGTTCCTCTAGGCAACAACCTTGTGAGTGCAACGCGTCAACAAGAACTGGAGAACCTCTGCTTCCCACTAGAATAACGTCACGTTCGCGCTTTGAACCGCTTCTAGTTAACTGGCTGTGCTCCAAAGCTGTTGAACCTCGATGACTTGCAAAGTAATCCCACTGACTGACTAGAAGGGTTATGTGGCAGCCGGCCATCGAGGTCGGGGTTCAGGAGGCGAGTTTGCATTTGCGTCATCGCCGCTAGACAGGGACAGCAAGCAAGTCAACGCGAAAGTCTGTGACTGGTGGCGGCTGCTGTCGCTGCTGGCTGGTGGCCTTCGTTCGCTTTTGGTCGTCCGGAGAAAATGTGACCGATATGTAGAGAAAAGTGCGCACCACCACCGACCGCCATGCTTTGCGAACGACCTCATCGGCGACCTACCACCGCGCGCGCGGTGGAGCTCTCGTGTACCGGGAAGCTACTGTCTACGGGAGCCATGAGGCCGGCCAGAAGGGTATATGAATCAGTAGTTTTTATTTAGCTTGACTACAATCATAATCATTTCGAAGTATGTTGGGGCGGAACGAAATATCTATAaggcaaaatttcatttttgtagaacgttttttaacaaaaaaaaaaaagctgaaacCGGATGATAGATTACAGAGATAACTTCTATAACAACTTGCAAAGTCAAATTGGTTTAGAGAACGttatgagaaccgtcataaagccTAAAATGATTCacattggttttatgatggttttaagaagtCTGTTTGACCTCAGATTATTACTTGGGATGACATCTCAGTTCATATTGTACTCAGTCAAAGAAAAGACACACGGTGAGGCCAGGAATTCCGGGGAAAAGTCGTTGCAAAAGTGGATCGTCTATAGATTCTGATGAAGTAGTTTCAAACAGCGCGCATTTCACCCCAGCCATCCGCTATTTTCGTAGAAAAACCGCTGTTTGGGGTTGGTGGTTGACGGTCGCGCGTTCCTTGTTTGCGTCACATACATGGGGGCCACCCATTTTTGGCTCGGGATTTTGCTCGCTTGTGGTGGCCGGTCTGCTCAATTTTCGCTAACACGGTTGGTGGCCATTGGccactgcacactgggccacgagcgggatctagcaagtaaaaacctctagcgttttgggagtacatttttttgagttggtgtcttctgagacttgtattaattttacctgtactttaatgtggtgaagaaaattagttggtaattttgccgcataggtggcgctgcgatactaacttttttgtcttacgtcctagaggtttcccgttttgtgcaaagttgtagagcgtgcaaaaataagtaaagttgtcgaagacaccaaagttgtgtgacttcaaataacaaagttatattaaaaatagtaaaatttacgtgaaaatcacgttttcatgactattttgaatgtttatctcaaatttatcaattttaacactacacgtgttaatcaaagtagcctgtgtcttatgataccaactttacaattttttgagacctttaaaatggtttttcgggcataatagtaaaaattactatgatttttactagcagttttttcaaaaagctgcaaatttcggcttaatttgatgcttgcttcaaaatataccactcaagatctattaaatctgaaagttttccggaggtataatttggtgtttttgaaatatcttgtttttaaataatgatgtttttaaatctaaattattttgaaagagaagcaattctttattccagagtttttttgtctgtattaacgaaatttttaatcctaggctagttcatctcgggagattccggagttgtcctgccagtattggtataccggaactttgcactaacgtaagtcactcacacaggatcaaaaagcattttttttctttcaatatacCAATACATATATGTGCATTGTCGATTCAATACTTTGATGCGcaagacaattgaacacaaaacgtttcaatttcaagtaattaaggcgttgggtaaacataaaactttttatttaaaagtgatccgtgagggtctaatggcaggacaactccggaataaagaattgcatctctttcaaaataatttaggtataaaaacatcaatattttaaaacaagatatctcaaaaacaccaaattatacctccggcaaactttcagattcaatagatcttgagtggtatattttgaagcaagcatcaaattaagccgaaatttgcagctttgtgaaaaaaactgctagtaaaaatcatagtaatttttactattatgcccaaaaaaacattttaaaggtctcaaaaaattgtaaagttggtatcatcagacatAGGCTACTTTGATTAATACGTGTGAagagttaaaattgataaatttgcgataaacattcaaaatagtcgtgaaaacgtgattttcacgtaaattttactatttttattattactttgttatttgaagtcacacaactttggtgtcctcggcgactttacttatttttgcacgctctacaactttgcaaaagactggaaacctctaggacgaaaggcaaaaaagttagtatcgcagcgccacctatgcggcaaaattaccaattaattttcttcaccacattaaagtacaggtaaaattaatacaagtctcagaagacaccaactcaaaaaaatgtactcccaaaacgctagaggtttttacttgctagatcccgctcgtggcccagtgtgcactggCCACAGTCAGCGCGAAGCTTTGATGGCACTTAAATAAATGGAGTAAAATAGGAGCTCTTGTTTTGGTCCTATATGTGACCGGCGGCGTTTAGTAAGTTTGATGATGTTGTAATATTTTTAGGATGTGACCTGCCTGCCTAACCAGCATAAGTGTGGGGTTATTGTGGTTACTGGTGCGATATTAAATTAGCGATAAAATCATATCTTTTCCCATTCCACAGATTGTTGCATCTAAATTTATTTAATATATAGTGGGTGGGGAAAGTTTCGAGAGCAGTTTGTGACGCAAGCTCGGAAGAGTTGTTGATTACTTGCAGCACACATGTTTGTTGAGCAATCACTCATTTTGCTTTACGTCACACGATACCGATGTGAGTGGGGTGGGGTATAGTTGTGGAGTTGTTTTCAACTAATGTCGATCTAATCGCTTGTGTATAGTATTGAGCTTAATTCATCTATTTTTATTTGATCATGATGTGGGTGGTTTGACGACACCGAATGTGTTTTTCTATTTTTGCTTGCTGCACAATTTCAACTTGTGGTAAATAGTAATATTAGAAATAGGTGTCACACGAGATTAAAAATCTGGAGCTTAGAGGTGAATCGTTATCGGAAGACAAAACAATAGTTTTTAAGCTCATTCAACTTTATGCTAGACCTCGTAAATGGATGCATAGTTTAACCCAAGcaaccattggcgtatctaggaatttttcctagggggtgcctagggggtgccagtttcagtggcttccaggttgttttgttttttttttttttgtaaaaggaaataccgatccaccctcaatttcttagtataatgatatactgcgtcgcgggaaaaattaGCCCGCAAATTTAAACACGCTAtgcatattttgaagaacagtttttttttaaatccgaaccgttgtactgatttaacactttccctgccatgtgaggtttgaaaacttgataccCGATTGCGTATAATATATGAAAtctgtattttcagtttgagttTAACAATCGTCGCGACAACCCCTTAATTATGAATTGAAAACAATAGGGTCCGTGAGAATACattttcacatacaaaatttggactcgattatactgagttccgttctgaagcttcactaacatattatcaatccagttgaaacccggagtTTGGGGCGagtgaacttcgatttttctcttcaggagtctgatgctcgcaccaaattccaattTCGTCTGAATTGATAATATATCTGGTTTGACTGActtaaaaccaacattgtagtaataagtcaaaatttcaacttcgTACATTTTGGATAATTGAGTCTGGTATGTACGTATGATACAAGAAATGTAtgctttcggcaaaacattgtttcggtaattcttcagggaatattcccggcaatttatttggaaattgggtttgcaatttatttttatcagtaattcctttggatttggcaaatttcttcggttatATCTTTGGATCCCATTCGGCAgtttatttaagaatttattaGGTTATAGGTTTGGGCTTTAatactaaacacctttcacgcattctttgaaaattaaattgggacaattcttcaacaattccattaggagtttattttgatttttatttcattcgcaaattcTTTGATATGTTTTCTCGGgatttccttcgccaatttttagtAGTATTTCAAGCATTGTGTTGTTAATGTCTGCAATACTATTGATatttgattttgaaaattctccaattaATCTTCAGGCAATtgctttggggatttttttagtgaagcctttggtaattcattcgacaatgtctctgggaatttcctataattttttttttggaaatgtcttcggcaagtcattctacttttttttattttcgtcgattttttgtactatcattatctatgctatcggtattccttcgccaattccttcgaaaacctctttcggaaattcttttataaatcgcttccataattttaatgaaaattctttagacaatttcttctagatttattcATTATTTATGTAAGGAACTCCGGCAGCAGAttatttcggaataccttcggcaattccgatgttgcttgcattaaaaatttatttggtaatttcatcagcaattccatcggaaattttgaACTTCGATTAGTACTttgagaacttcttcggtaattgctttggaaaatgattcggcaaatttcttaaagttattctgcgggaatttatttgaaagaaAAAATCTTTGGCTGTACTTTAAAAAATCTGTCACGGTAATACGGCTAttaattttggaattatttctaaattttcttaagaaattcatttgatgattccggattttttttagaatttctttgatttttttgttaatgtttgtggaaatttttatagaatatatttcggcaatttattttgagattagattcggccaatttaaaaaaaaagccttaatattttcttcaggaattcctctggaaattctgatatgaattctttggttctaaggtaattttaatggcaatttttccggtaatttttttgtgaatttcatagATTTTTCTTCGAGCAAGTCGAGTTgaggatttctgaatttccagttcagcaattttttaaagcaaaaatataaatacaattaaatcataaaacaatacaaaaaagttacgataaaattgcctgaaaaatttgcaaaataacaaaaaaacaactatgccgaaggaaccctcaaagaaatggccatactgtggtctagcgaatacggattcGTGGGTTCTAATTctaccagaattttttttttcacaaattcacatcttaatttatcaattagcaacattctctTAGAAGGCAGagaattaattacaagttttcctgtacattcctataggatttcactagagatttccctagtaatatctcctaggatttctctggaaattccaaacaCTCCCGAaactcgtttagggattcctctagagatttctgttgggattcagatggaattccttgaagaaagctaagaggagttccaggagtaatgccataataaatttctagagaaatacatGAATAACaacgctagaggaatttctgtatgagtcttttgataaaatcctggaagaataagagccatttctggaagagaaaacCCAGGTAATAAATTTCCTTTGGGGTTTtcaggaggaaacaccgaaggtacttctgcaaggctcctaggtaGATTGCCTTGAATagtcccagcaagtttttgaagaaatccccgaagaagttcttagaagaatctcaagaagaattccgggagttattacagtaagaatttctggaaaatatcctAGGAGAGATTGCtgaaagaaccacagcaggaatagcttgggaaatccagctgaaatttctggaggaaggtcaAGAGgagtactgccgttctacgcataattgtcccatgttatatgggattcccatacaacatgggacaatgtggcgtagaacggcagagtacctggaggaattccgtgagaaatttatgagagaaaccttggataaaaattcctggaggaattaccgaagagcttctgaagaaatcacaggaaaaatctcaagaggtattcttagaaggattctggaatgtatcattctagaaatctcagcagaaactctaggaggaattgctggaggaaactatacagagAAACCCTATCAGGAATGTCTggggaaatccaaagaaaaaatccttggaatacctaaagtagtccctgcaagaaccggtagagatattctggaagaatctatagagaaggccctgaaggaatcgcaggaggaatttctgaaggaatctcaggaagatttcccggaagaattccattcgtataggaatcactagaagaatttctggacgtatcattgtaagaatgtctggaggaattgctggaagaatcgcaggaggagtttgaagtattcttggaggaaggccaaaagtagtttctgcaggaaatccatgaggaatttctggaggaatctttggattaaatctctggaggaattcctgaatgcgtccttgaagaaatccctggcagaacaaccaaaggaatttctgtaagaattccagagAGATTGCAAGGAAAGATcgcagcaaaaaagccaggagaaagctctagaagaatccgcagcataatttctgaagtgccacaattagaatttctggaggaagaatagctggaagaaattgcttgaggaataccagctggaatatctggaggaattcctagaattccgggagatatcatagaagtaatttctatagACATCCTAGAAACAGGAATGCCGGaggtatcttaagagaagttcctctaacaaattcgttgaggaatacctacagttctccttgaaagggtcggtagaagtatactggaggaacacctgatggaatcgcaggaggaacttctggagaaatctcaggaagatttcccgaaagtattgcagcaagtaagtatgccaggagaaatccctagaagtatttctgaaggagtcctaatgggaattgcgtgaagctggaatttatggaggaaggtcaatagaagttcttggagaaatcccctgtggaatttttggaagaacctctggatgaattccttaataaacccttgaagaaatctctggaagaatcaccgaaaggATTGTTagaaattttccggaagaacttctgtagtagaattcctgaaggtaccacagtgagaacttttggaggagttctaagataaattgctggaagaatcgcagcaggagttgcttgatgaatcctagccacaattcctagATAAttgccatgagaaatttctgaaagaatctctgaacaaaatctctataggaattccgggaagaatcaccgtgagaacttctgaaaggatcccaggaagattgtcttgaataattccaccaggaactcctgaaggaatcccaataatttttttagaggaatccctggaagaatttcgagaagtatcatagtaagaatttccaaagaaatcctaagagaaattgctggatcaatctctgcagaaattcctagtatGTATAACCCCATcaagactgcctggagaatcctaacgcaagtttattgaagaaatatcgggaagaatcgaTAAAGAAAGCCTAAAGAAATCACTACATGAATAG contains the following coding sequences:
- the LOC109420020 gene encoding probable serine/threonine-protein kinase tsuA, whose product is MQTLLLPLFGLMAIGSASLSYPVFGTKRYTRANLLPANDYGSSLTMPVYSPVPQYYDNQPQYMPMPSYSMGPAASDYYDDSGYYNSNYYYVPPVQRRHQRFDRYPSYGLPTFQGEYKPTPYYYAHAPSYSYSDDRESNNPLDDLHEEMLQEDERERARDFMPVGQEQWYESPSRHPADNAFLRNLIMYNNQMNSLRNKQFESNEDYEEYEDTEPEYYDTPYADSRNSYSGYVNPYTGNSPSQGSNTNNRNMLNKITSLRNSMAKNAVEDDEEVQELKSLIHQQKNSRPQQQQQQQQLLQQPQFPEQQTPSPVQDFKQHQQRSLSNDYQQYPSSSDSWQRDSPSYSTYSDYDSENEYDDSWSHWDRKRNVQPKKLILPVGTTSSTTTHAPLTTTTTTVAPTEKPKVEIVQGRNGQKEVVLPRPAAPVRNPFANMAAGVQQQHTGFRAATATAPASTKNNAVALQGGQVASPAMPVSSSNNSVYDTIKKIINMQQNLQDADLSHQLESQRHKGTRVHKRFVSTAESLVQQLDGLKRTA